Proteins co-encoded in one Capsicum annuum cultivar UCD-10X-F1 chromosome 9, UCD10Xv1.1, whole genome shotgun sequence genomic window:
- the LOC107842608 gene encoding trihelix transcription factor GT-3b, producing the protein MDPHLHHHHHQHHQQQPQHQFSHHQSVNIDTTGGGVNIGGGADRFPQWSIQETRDFLMIRAELDQTFMETKRNKLLWEVIATKMKEKGYNRSPEQCKCKWKNLVTRYKGCETLEPEALRQQFPFYNELQAIFAARMQRMLWIEAEGGGGGGASGSKKKAISSDEEEENEDSEGEKVGKKKRKIKGNIFGCSSGGSGNNLVSSFKEIFDDFMKQQMAMEMQWLKAFEAKEEERRIKEMEWRQTMEALENERLMMERRWREREDQRRVREEARAEKKDALITALLNKLRREDHNM; encoded by the exons ATGGATCCTCATcttcatcaccatcatcatcaacatcatcagcAACAACCACAACATCAGTTTAGTCATCATCAAAGTGTGAATATCGATACAACTGGTGGAGGGGTTAATATCG GTGGTGGCGCAGATAGGTTCCCTCAATGGAGTATCCAAGAAACAAGGGATTTCTTGATGATTCGAGCCGAGCTGGACCAAACTTTTATGGAGACAAAAAGGAACAAGCTTCTATGGGAAGTCATAGctacaaagatgaaagaaaaaggTTACAATCGCAGCCCTGAACAGTGTAAATGCAAGTGGAAAAATCTTGTTACGCGCTATAAG GGATGTGAAACGCTGGAGCCTGAAGCTCTACGTCAACAGTTTCCATTTTACAACGAGTTGCAAGCGATTTTTGCGGCTAGGATGCAGAGAATGCTATGGATAGAGGCAGAAGGTGGTGGAGGAGGAGGGGCGAGCGGGTCAAAGAAGAAGGCTATTTCTTCTGATGAAGAGGAAGAAAATGAGGATAGTGAAGGTGAAAAAGTTggcaagaagaaaagaaaaattaagggaAATATTTTTGGTTGTTCTAGTGGTGGTAGTGGTAATAATTTAGTGAGTAGTTTTAAGGagatttttgatgatttcatGAAGCAACAAATGGCAATGGAAATGCAATGGTTAAAAGCTTTTGAAGCAAAGGAAGAAGAGAGAAGAATAAAGGAAATGGAATGGAGGCAAACAATGGAGGCTTTAGAAAATGAGAGGCTAATGATGgaaagaagatggagagaaagggAAGACCAAAGAAGGGTGAGAGAAGAAGCTAGAGCTGAGAAGAAGGATGCACTTATCACAGCTCTTCTGAACAAGCTCAGAAGAGAAGATCACAACATGTAA